The DNA sequence CGCGACTTGGATATACTGCGAGCCTTCATGGTTCAGTATGTCGAGGTTGACGTAAGTGATGCAGACGCAAGAAATGGATCAAAGCCTCCTGCTCAAAAAAGTCTATTGAATGAGAAGGCTCCAACCGAACAGGTGGTATCAAGTAAAAACTCCACGTTTCATGATGAATACGACAAATTGCTTTTGCTCGTGAAAAGCGCGAATCAATCGGTTATCGCAGCCGATCTGCCGATCTATGAGCTGCGCAACCAGTTGGAAGCGACAATTGTGCATATCAAGGAATATAATCCTTTGATGTTCACCCCAAGATCAATGAATGAGTATGATTACATTTACCATAACGCCGTATTATGCGCGCTCTCTTCTTATCTGCTGTCCAAGTGGAGCGGGCTTCAGCAAAAGGATTGGATGCAGGCCGCCTTTGCCGGTTTATTTCATGACATTGGCAATACCAAGGTGGATCCGGCAATATTATTCAAGCCGCAGCCGCTGTCCGCTGCAGAGTCTGAGGAAATGCGCAGACACACGACTTATGGCTACCAGATACTTAAGAATGTAACAGCTATCAATGAAGGGGTCCGGCTTACCGCGCTTCAGCATCATGAAAAAGTGGATGGCTCG is a window from the Paenibacillus sp. J23TS9 genome containing:
- a CDS encoding HD-GYP domain-containing protein, yielding MASISILELKPGIKLSKDVHTSLGGLLLHKGTVLLPRDLDILRAFMVQYVEVDVSDADARNGSKPPAQKSLLNEKAPTEQVVSSKNSTFHDEYDKLLLLVKSANQSVIAADLPIYELRNQLEATIVHIKEYNPLMFTPRSMNEYDYIYHNAVLCALSSYLLSKWSGLQQKDWMQAAFAGLFHDIGNTKVDPAILFKPQPLSAAESEEMRRHTTYGYQILKNVTAINEGVRLTALQHHEKVDGSGYPLRLDGSKIHVYAKIVGITDIFHAMTLNRIYRKSQSPYLVLEQIHSEAFGKLDPALVQTFIQKATEFHNGTMVRLSNDQVGEVVFTDRNNPTRPMVSVAGEIVNLVQQRHLYIDEVISSN